A single window of Nocardioides baekrokdamisoli DNA harbors:
- a CDS encoding Ig-like domain-containing protein: protein MSLRVRERIAVLALSTVVMGASAVLIVPAAANASVATPTMLAPIGAAPSSAPTFSWARVAGAVNYQIVVQNSSGQQVVNQTTANSRYAPTSLLADGSYTWEVRANGSAGSGSWASATMTVSPTAPPTLISPVGGQTLAQPTQPVLLKWSSVGGAVDYQIQVDSSGTTWTSPTNYEAKGNQYFVDTPAAPGTWYWRVRAVRGQGLYTSWSDPASYMVGTLADPTAGADVSGSPVMQDVRIDWQPVPGAMTYQVQVGRDTDFNNLVDDRVVDGTAYSPSTTYDNGQYYWRVRAIDAGQNRMPWTTAAPFTFQRNWPDRPTLEYPADRLSPAVSKPMFYQWTPVRHATRYQVDASTDVNFSPATVRTCVTSSTTLSPFESAPVDDGGCGPAAFGQGVAIYWRVRAIDDPRGVLGIYSTIRKYVYDSGAVVQTAPANGATVDVPTLQWNPVRDVEAYEVIVSDKNGGRVADVTTRSTSWTPEGQWPSASSPYSWTVQSVDARGSKSPLSVSGAPTFTLSGNLPTSTQPPLTPLTGVAGDPPTLQFPNLTWSPMPGAAYYRIKIGAAGSQFWDAANISHITAANYYYPAATDTDTHYLAAGDYVWQVTAYNGSNVPLGTSPGNGAFTIAPLAAATGQRISLAGTDSTAGATCDAALSNSDPAHQVCNGVPATPVLSWSPVPQASGYLVYLANDQALTNAVINPYAITTNTMFRPPSDLADNTAGSSYYWYIRPCKSMAPLLGCTADPASSSAEATNAFRKVSPAVSPTSPGVLVGGSAPVPSVVSPPTFSWTDYWDTNQGITYANGVEHSPQAARSYHLQISQSPTFTNLVDDQGELDQPFYSPWGRTLPQGLLYWRVQALDSASNRLIWSPTWTFSNDQPAIDLANATTAPAAGSTATGTPTFQWAPANGASSYQIEVYRSGDLTHSDANRLIQATVRVSAYVPQNYLPASSSAYVWRVRWFDADGQPRPWSHDSLFTVSPGGVTQTAPANGSYQPAKGLYLSWQQVPLAASYSVTLRDARSQNVLAQWSTAATSYAPDQVADGGYQWRVTALDPNGNPLAYGSWLSFAVDSQPPTVAAYSPHTTALPKSPVKVNFSERVLGVSAATVLLTMRGSTRPLPARLQLDSSGRFLTVAPSAALVKGRIYTVRLTSAIHDLAGNRFAGLAWSFRV from the coding sequence ATGTCCCTGCGTGTCCGAGAACGGATTGCCGTGCTCGCCTTGTCCACCGTGGTGATGGGCGCCAGCGCAGTGCTGATCGTTCCGGCGGCCGCCAATGCCTCGGTGGCCACGCCAACGATGCTCGCGCCGATCGGAGCGGCCCCCTCGAGCGCCCCCACCTTCAGTTGGGCTCGTGTTGCCGGAGCGGTCAACTACCAGATCGTGGTGCAGAACAGCTCGGGCCAGCAGGTCGTCAATCAAACGACGGCCAATAGTCGATACGCTCCGACGTCCCTTCTGGCTGACGGCTCATACACCTGGGAGGTCCGAGCCAATGGGTCCGCTGGCAGCGGTTCGTGGGCAAGCGCGACCATGACGGTCTCTCCGACAGCCCCACCGACGCTGATCAGCCCGGTCGGCGGACAGACGTTGGCACAGCCGACTCAGCCGGTCCTGTTGAAATGGTCGTCGGTGGGCGGAGCCGTGGACTATCAGATCCAGGTCGACAGCTCCGGTACGACATGGACGAGCCCCACGAATTACGAAGCGAAGGGCAACCAGTACTTCGTGGACACTCCGGCGGCTCCGGGGACGTGGTACTGGCGCGTCCGTGCGGTACGCGGCCAGGGTCTCTACACGTCGTGGAGCGACCCGGCGAGCTACATGGTGGGCACGCTCGCCGACCCGACTGCGGGTGCGGACGTGAGTGGCAGTCCGGTGATGCAGGACGTACGCATCGACTGGCAGCCCGTGCCGGGAGCGATGACCTATCAGGTGCAGGTCGGACGTGACACGGACTTCAACAATCTGGTCGATGACCGGGTCGTGGACGGCACCGCGTACTCACCCTCGACCACGTACGACAACGGCCAGTACTACTGGCGGGTCCGGGCCATCGACGCCGGGCAGAACCGGATGCCCTGGACGACTGCGGCACCGTTCACGTTCCAGCGGAACTGGCCTGACCGACCGACCCTGGAGTATCCGGCGGATCGGCTCTCGCCGGCCGTGAGCAAGCCGATGTTCTATCAGTGGACGCCGGTTCGGCATGCCACCCGGTACCAGGTGGATGCCTCGACCGATGTGAACTTCTCGCCGGCAACGGTACGAACGTGCGTCACCTCGTCGACGACGTTGTCGCCGTTCGAGTCCGCCCCGGTCGACGACGGCGGATGCGGGCCGGCCGCCTTTGGGCAAGGAGTCGCGATCTACTGGCGCGTCCGCGCGATCGACGACCCGCGAGGGGTGCTGGGGATCTACTCCACCATCCGCAAATACGTCTATGACAGCGGAGCGGTCGTCCAGACTGCGCCCGCCAATGGCGCGACCGTGGACGTCCCCACCTTGCAGTGGAACCCGGTCCGGGATGTTGAGGCGTACGAGGTCATCGTCAGCGACAAGAACGGTGGGCGGGTCGCCGACGTCACCACCCGATCGACGTCCTGGACGCCGGAGGGGCAGTGGCCGAGCGCGAGCAGCCCCTACTCCTGGACTGTGCAATCGGTCGATGCTCGCGGCTCCAAGTCGCCCCTGTCGGTGTCGGGCGCACCAACGTTCACGCTCTCAGGCAACCTTCCGACGTCGACCCAACCGCCGCTCACCCCGCTCACCGGCGTGGCCGGTGACCCGCCCACACTTCAATTTCCGAATCTGACGTGGTCGCCCATGCCGGGTGCGGCGTACTACCGGATCAAGATCGGGGCCGCCGGGTCCCAGTTCTGGGACGCAGCGAACATCTCCCACATCACGGCCGCGAACTACTACTATCCGGCAGCCACTGACACCGACACCCACTACCTGGCCGCGGGTGACTACGTCTGGCAGGTGACGGCGTACAACGGCTCCAACGTGCCGCTCGGCACCAGCCCGGGCAACGGCGCGTTCACGATCGCACCTCTGGCAGCGGCCACAGGGCAGCGGATCAGCCTCGCCGGCACCGACAGCACCGCCGGCGCGACCTGCGACGCTGCGCTGTCCAACTCCGACCCCGCCCACCAGGTCTGCAACGGAGTGCCGGCCACGCCAGTGCTGAGTTGGAGTCCAGTGCCCCAGGCGTCGGGCTACTTGGTGTACTTGGCGAATGATCAAGCGCTGACGAACGCGGTGATCAACCCGTACGCGATCACGACCAACACGATGTTCCGTCCGCCGTCGGACCTGGCGGACAACACGGCGGGCAGTTCGTACTACTGGTACATCCGGCCGTGCAAGAGCATGGCTCCGCTTCTCGGCTGCACCGCAGACCCGGCTTCGTCCTCGGCAGAGGCCACCAACGCCTTCCGCAAGGTGTCCCCGGCAGTGAGCCCGACGTCCCCCGGAGTGCTGGTCGGTGGGTCTGCTCCGGTCCCGAGCGTTGTGAGTCCGCCGACCTTCTCGTGGACGGACTACTGGGACACCAACCAGGGGATCACCTATGCGAACGGCGTTGAGCATTCCCCGCAGGCGGCCCGCTCGTACCACCTGCAGATCTCACAGTCTCCGACCTTCACCAATCTGGTCGATGATCAAGGAGAGCTGGACCAGCCGTTCTACTCCCCGTGGGGCAGGACTCTCCCGCAGGGATTGCTGTACTGGCGGGTCCAGGCACTCGACTCTGCGTCGAACCGACTGATCTGGAGTCCGACGTGGACCTTCAGCAACGACCAGCCAGCCATCGACCTTGCCAACGCCACCACGGCGCCCGCCGCCGGTTCGACAGCCACGGGGACGCCGACATTCCAGTGGGCGCCTGCGAACGGCGCGAGCTCGTACCAGATCGAGGTCTATCGGAGCGGCGACCTGACCCATTCCGATGCCAACCGCTTGATCCAGGCAACGGTCCGGGTCTCGGCGTACGTTCCGCAGAACTATCTGCCCGCTTCCTCCAGCGCGTACGTCTGGCGGGTTCGCTGGTTTGATGCCGATGGTCAGCCTCGCCCGTGGTCCCATGACTCGCTGTTCACCGTGAGTCCCGGGGGTGTCACGCAGACGGCTCCGGCGAACGGCAGTTACCAACCGGCAAAGGGGCTGTATCTGAGTTGGCAGCAAGTGCCGCTGGCCGCCTCGTACAGCGTCACGCTCCGTGACGCCCGGAGCCAGAACGTCCTGGCGCAATGGTCAACGGCTGCCACTTCGTACGCGCCGGACCAGGTGGCCGACGGCGGGTACCAGTGGCGCGTCACAGCGTTGGACCCGAATGGGAACCCGCTCGCGTACGGCAGCTGGCTCTCCTTCGCCGTGGACAGTCAGCCCCCGACGGTGGCTGCGTACTCGCCGCACACGACGGCGTTGCCGAAATCACCGGTGAAGGTGAATTTCAGTGAGCGCGTGCTCGGGGTGTCAGCCGCGACGGTTCTCCTGACGATGCGCGGCAGTACGAGACCGCTTCCCGCCCGCCTCCAGCTGGACAGCTCAGGTCGCTTCCTCACCGTTGCCCCGAGTGCGGCGTTGGTGAAGGGCCGCATCTACACCGTGCGTCTGACGTCCGCGATCCATGACTTGGCAGGCAACCGCTTCGCCGGGCTCGCGTGGTCGTTCCGAGTCTGA
- a CDS encoding ATP-binding protein: MTLVGPGGVGKTRLGYEVFDLVGAALDEAAWAVELADLTDPALIGHEVAAAVGAPVLTEEFDPSVLADRIGSHSALLYLDNCEHLIDECAELISVMLARCPGLRVLVSSRQTLGIVGEYVFAVPPLGQTDSVALFVARAREVVPNWEPSAREASTVASLCTRLDGIALGIELAASLTRSLPPEVIDAQLSGRLSSALPDSRSSAARHVSLDACFEWSYDLCTPEERLLWARASVFAGSFALSSAQDVCGVDGLTPESVTLAAGGLVQKSLLERDYTDPQGRYRMLEVVRQFGTAQLGDAEATRAWHVRHRDHYLGLAEEFDATWLGPGQLAWMDRFRADVANLRLAFEFSSASADEAVAALRMCAVLEHFFASTGGGSEALHWLRLSIKQGGGTERERAAALRVGCFIACLLQELGVAAEFHEELVPLVAATDDPYVHAHALYAEAVLRTWQNDAETGAQVAAKAITVFAELGDLNRGTNMHFLRGMMLGWADRPVEAAEAYQRCLDATQPLGERWLSSYSQWGLGVDRLLTGHLEEAIDLERRALATKVEFGDQLGTGLAIEALAWAAVEQDAVPLAALLSGAADAIWETLGVPVAGMPYLLRRRERAGQALVESDVPDLSELRALGATLPLAQVVEIACGRAPVPDARQTYDLTRREREVASLIAGGASNQAVADTLVISRRTAESHVERIMRKLGVRSRGEIRDLLR, encoded by the coding sequence GTGACGCTGGTAGGTCCCGGAGGCGTGGGCAAGACCCGGCTCGGTTACGAGGTCTTCGACCTGGTGGGTGCCGCTCTCGACGAGGCGGCATGGGCCGTTGAGTTGGCTGACCTCACCGATCCGGCGCTGATCGGTCACGAGGTCGCGGCCGCTGTCGGCGCACCGGTGTTGACCGAGGAGTTCGACCCGTCGGTGCTGGCGGATCGGATCGGCAGTCACTCCGCACTGCTCTACCTCGACAACTGCGAACACCTCATCGACGAGTGCGCCGAGTTGATCAGCGTGATGTTGGCCAGGTGTCCGGGACTCCGCGTACTCGTCTCGAGCCGTCAGACGCTCGGGATCGTGGGCGAGTACGTCTTCGCGGTGCCGCCGTTGGGTCAGACCGACTCCGTCGCACTCTTCGTCGCCCGGGCCCGTGAGGTCGTTCCGAACTGGGAGCCGAGTGCACGCGAGGCGAGCACGGTTGCCTCCCTGTGTACGCGGCTCGACGGGATCGCGCTCGGCATCGAGTTGGCTGCGTCCCTGACGCGGAGCCTCCCGCCCGAGGTCATCGATGCCCAACTGAGCGGGCGCTTGAGTTCGGCGCTGCCGGACTCGCGGTCGTCCGCGGCTCGGCACGTGTCGCTGGACGCCTGCTTCGAGTGGAGCTACGACCTGTGTACGCCCGAGGAACGGCTGTTGTGGGCCCGTGCCTCCGTCTTCGCCGGTAGTTTCGCCCTCTCGTCGGCTCAGGACGTCTGCGGCGTCGACGGCCTCACGCCTGAGTCGGTCACGCTCGCCGCCGGTGGACTCGTCCAGAAGTCGCTCCTCGAGCGCGACTACACGGATCCGCAGGGGCGCTATCGGATGCTGGAAGTGGTCCGCCAGTTCGGCACCGCCCAGCTCGGCGACGCCGAGGCGACCCGGGCCTGGCACGTTCGACACCGCGACCACTACCTCGGCCTTGCCGAGGAGTTCGATGCGACGTGGCTCGGGCCCGGCCAGTTGGCGTGGATGGATCGCTTCCGAGCCGACGTGGCGAACCTGCGCCTGGCCTTCGAGTTCAGTTCTGCCAGTGCCGATGAGGCGGTGGCGGCTCTGCGGATGTGCGCCGTACTCGAACACTTCTTTGCCTCCACCGGCGGCGGCAGCGAGGCACTGCACTGGCTGCGACTGTCGATCAAACAAGGCGGCGGTACGGAGCGCGAGCGGGCTGCGGCTCTCCGCGTCGGATGCTTCATCGCGTGCCTGCTCCAGGAACTGGGCGTCGCGGCTGAGTTCCACGAGGAGTTGGTGCCGCTGGTCGCCGCCACCGACGACCCGTACGTGCATGCTCACGCCTTGTACGCCGAGGCCGTACTGCGGACCTGGCAGAACGACGCCGAGACCGGTGCCCAGGTGGCCGCGAAGGCGATCACGGTGTTTGCCGAGCTCGGAGACCTGAATCGCGGGACCAACATGCATTTCCTCCGGGGAATGATGCTGGGCTGGGCAGACCGACCGGTGGAAGCCGCCGAGGCCTATCAGCGGTGCCTCGACGCCACGCAGCCGCTGGGCGAGCGCTGGCTGTCGAGCTACTCCCAGTGGGGGCTCGGCGTGGATCGCCTCTTGACTGGACATCTCGAAGAGGCGATCGATCTCGAACGACGCGCCCTGGCGACCAAGGTGGAGTTCGGCGACCAACTGGGTACGGGCCTCGCCATCGAGGCGCTTGCGTGGGCAGCCGTCGAGCAGGATGCGGTGCCGTTGGCGGCCCTTCTGTCAGGGGCCGCTGATGCCATCTGGGAAACGCTCGGCGTGCCGGTGGCGGGGATGCCGTACCTCCTGCGTCGTCGCGAGCGGGCAGGCCAGGCGCTGGTGGAGAGCGATGTCCCTGATCTGAGCGAGTTGCGTGCCCTCGGTGCGACGTTGCCGCTCGCCCAGGTCGTGGAGATCGCGTGCGGTCGCGCGCCCGTCCCGGATGCCCGGCAGACGTACGACCTCACTCGTCGCGAGCGGGAGGTCGCCTCCCTGATCGCCGGCGGGGCGTCGAACCAGGCCGTCGCGGACACCTTGGTCATCTCTCGTCGGACCGCGGAGTCGCACGTCGAACGGATCATGCGCAAACTCGGCGTGCGCTCGCGCGGCGAGATCCGCGATCTGCTGCGGTAG
- a CDS encoding ABC transporter substrate-binding protein: protein MALFETRKRRSIVAAGAAAAVALIGLTACGSSGGSGSATGVTLNLYSDNPQWADGFAKTGAAIKTVTGNDWKSIALPSTANYTQVVQNSLSTSKPGDIIKWWSGLQIQKLAATGKLTDLTAIWDADVKKGWLNDSLKPYYTYNGKVYALPLTNANWVVYYSKSAFKKAGIAAPPTTYAEFEADAAKLKASGTTPIWTGQADQWTSFIPYMLLAGSASPDYYTKLTSNQASFGDATGKQILQTWQTWIKNGWTASPDTKFTDAPAMMKSGKVAMFPIGTWDGSGMKAAGMTPDVDYGAFLLPPAAGQQQALFNEGGALAVPTGAPNHAAAMKVMESWLDPTVQTVWSDYLGDSSPNPMVPVKDPVIAGLNKQIAAAKPVLLNRYFEALPPSLVTDSTTILDGFMVDPSNIDKVISDLVSAETKDWTAWKSGN from the coding sequence ATGGCCTTGTTTGAAACGCGCAAGCGGCGCTCGATCGTCGCTGCGGGTGCGGCGGCCGCCGTTGCGCTCATCGGCCTGACTGCCTGTGGCAGTTCAGGCGGCAGTGGAAGCGCCACCGGCGTCACCCTGAATCTTTACAGCGACAACCCGCAGTGGGCCGATGGCTTCGCCAAGACCGGCGCTGCGATCAAGACCGTGACGGGCAACGACTGGAAGTCGATCGCGCTGCCGTCGACGGCCAACTACACCCAGGTCGTCCAGAACTCGCTCAGCACGAGCAAGCCCGGTGACATCATCAAGTGGTGGAGCGGCCTGCAGATCCAGAAGCTCGCCGCAACCGGCAAGCTGACGGACCTCACCGCGATCTGGGACGCCGACGTCAAGAAGGGCTGGCTGAACGACAGCCTCAAGCCGTACTACACCTACAACGGCAAGGTGTACGCGCTTCCGCTGACCAACGCCAACTGGGTCGTCTACTACAGCAAGTCCGCCTTCAAGAAGGCCGGCATCGCTGCCCCGCCGACCACGTACGCCGAGTTCGAGGCGGACGCCGCGAAGCTCAAGGCCTCGGGAACGACCCCGATCTGGACCGGCCAGGCCGACCAGTGGACCTCGTTCATCCCGTACATGCTGCTCGCCGGTTCGGCGTCGCCGGACTACTACACCAAGCTGACCTCGAACCAGGCCTCCTTCGGTGACGCGACCGGCAAGCAGATCCTGCAGACCTGGCAGACCTGGATCAAGAACGGTTGGACGGCTTCGCCGGACACCAAGTTCACGGACGCTCCGGCCATGATGAAGTCGGGCAAGGTCGCCATGTTCCCGATCGGAACGTGGGACGGCTCGGGCATGAAGGCGGCTGGGATGACTCCCGACGTCGACTACGGAGCCTTCCTGCTGCCGCCGGCAGCCGGCCAGCAGCAGGCGCTCTTCAACGAGGGTGGTGCGCTCGCAGTACCGACCGGTGCTCCGAACCACGCCGCTGCGATGAAGGTCATGGAGAGCTGGCTCGACCCGACCGTCCAGACCGTGTGGTCGGACTACCTCGGTGACAGCTCGCCGAACCCGATGGTTCCGGTCAAGGACCCGGTGATCGCTGGCCTCAACAAGCAGATCGCAGCCGCCAAGCCGGTGCTCCTCAACCGCTACTTCGAGGCGCTCCCGCCGAGCCTGGTGACGGACTCGACCACGATCCTCGACGGCTTCATGGTTGACCCGAGCAACATCGACAAGGTGATCAGCGACCTCGTCTCAGCGGAGACGAAGGACTGGACCGCTTGGAAGTCAGGAAACTGA
- a CDS encoding carbohydrate ABC transporter permease: MAQTTIAAAPGDPRGSSGAALKVRHPRRPAVEFVGPVVCLTLAVVLIVGVLLVPFGFTGYRSFFSNGLNPVYVGFANYKTIFHDPILVKSLINTLMWVVGSLVLPVGVGLGIAVMTNQLKWGKAARLAIVLPYALSGTAVAVVGGFMLRSDGAINQMLGAFGLGGLQHQWLLTWPSNTICAILVSVWQATGVAVVLYMVGLQGIPAETLEAAALDGAAGLKRFRYIIIPQLRPVTAVVVGITLANALRAFDVTWVLTNGGPARTSETLALSMYSETFLAERPGVGAAIAILLTAIVLASSWAYLRKQTGDAHE, from the coding sequence GTGGCACAAACAACCATCGCTGCTGCCCCGGGTGACCCCCGGGGCAGCAGCGGGGCTGCCTTGAAGGTCCGTCACCCGAGGCGTCCCGCCGTCGAATTTGTGGGACCGGTCGTCTGCCTGACGCTGGCAGTCGTCCTGATCGTCGGCGTTCTGCTCGTCCCGTTCGGTTTCACCGGCTATCGCAGCTTCTTCTCGAACGGCCTGAACCCCGTCTACGTGGGATTCGCCAACTACAAGACCATTTTCCACGACCCGATCCTGGTCAAGTCTCTGATCAACACCCTGATGTGGGTCGTGGGCTCGCTCGTCCTGCCCGTGGGGGTCGGCCTCGGCATCGCCGTGATGACCAACCAGTTGAAGTGGGGCAAGGCGGCTCGCCTTGCGATCGTTCTTCCCTACGCGCTGTCGGGCACCGCAGTCGCTGTCGTCGGTGGCTTCATGCTCCGCTCCGACGGTGCCATCAACCAGATGCTCGGCGCCTTCGGGCTCGGCGGACTGCAGCACCAATGGCTGCTGACGTGGCCCAGCAACACGATCTGCGCGATCCTGGTGAGCGTCTGGCAGGCGACCGGCGTCGCCGTCGTGCTCTACATGGTCGGCCTGCAAGGCATTCCGGCCGAGACCCTCGAAGCCGCCGCCCTCGACGGCGCTGCCGGCCTCAAGCGGTTCCGCTACATCATCATTCCGCAGTTGCGTCCCGTCACAGCGGTCGTCGTGGGGATCACGCTCGCCAACGCCCTGAGGGCCTTCGACGTGACCTGGGTCCTGACCAACGGTGGGCCCGCTCGAACGTCGGAGACGCTCGCGCTCTCGATGTACAGCGAGACATTCCTCGCCGAACGGCCCGGCGTCGGCGCCGCGATCGCGATCCTGTTGACCGCCATCGTCCTGGCGAGTTCGTGGGCGTACCTGCGCAAGCAAACAGGAGATGCACATGAGTAG
- a CDS encoding carbohydrate ABC transporter permease, translated as MSRPRLRLSSVALNLSVAGLALIWLVPVYLIIVNAISDQSKYTGTPRWFPAKFGFFGNLKSAWQAANFGQTAVNSLIYATFCAAAAVLIATLAAYALVALDLRRPSLWFWIIYSGTLLPLQVFARPLFLAEAQVNLYDTKWGLSIVYIALCIPFAMFVVRNVLVSVPKEIPEAARLDGANWFRMFLHVHLPLARSAMAAAFVFQFVYIWNELFFGITLSISPNVQPVMASLATLEGPYSTTSQPAVLAVAIVVALPTIALFLGFQRFFVSSLKTNL; from the coding sequence ATGAGTAGGCCTCGACTCCGCCTCAGCAGCGTGGCGCTCAACCTGTCGGTCGCGGGCCTCGCCCTGATCTGGCTGGTTCCGGTCTACCTGATCATCGTCAACGCGATCAGCGACCAGTCCAAGTACACCGGAACCCCGCGGTGGTTCCCCGCCAAGTTCGGCTTCTTCGGGAACCTCAAGTCGGCCTGGCAGGCCGCGAACTTCGGCCAGACGGCCGTCAACAGCCTGATCTACGCGACCTTCTGTGCCGCTGCGGCTGTCCTGATCGCCACCTTGGCGGCGTACGCGCTGGTGGCTCTCGACCTGCGCCGCCCGTCATTGTGGTTCTGGATCATCTACTCCGGCACCCTGCTGCCGCTCCAGGTATTCGCGCGTCCACTGTTCCTCGCCGAGGCCCAGGTGAACCTGTACGACACCAAGTGGGGCCTGTCGATCGTCTACATCGCGCTGTGCATCCCGTTCGCGATGTTCGTGGTGCGCAATGTGCTGGTGTCGGTCCCCAAGGAGATCCCCGAGGCTGCGCGCCTCGACGGAGCCAACTGGTTCCGGATGTTCCTGCACGTCCACCTGCCGCTGGCGCGTTCGGCGATGGCTGCCGCGTTCGTGTTCCAGTTCGTCTACATCTGGAACGAGTTGTTCTTCGGCATCACGCTGTCGATCAGCCCCAACGTCCAGCCGGTGATGGCCTCGCTCGCCACGCTTGAAGGTCCGTACAGCACGACGAGCCAGCCGGCGGTCCTCGCCGTCGCGATCGTCGTTGCCCTGCCCACGATCGCGCTGTTCCTCGGATTCCAGCGGTTCTTCGTTTCCAGTCTCAAGACCAATCTCTAG
- a CDS encoding ABC transporter ATP-binding protein produces the protein MADVEYVNATCHYPGTPTPAVSDLNLTINEGEFMVLVGPSGSGKSTAMRMLAGLENVTSGEIRVNGTDVSRVQPKDRDIAMVFQNYALYPHMSVRDNMAFALKLRGVSKADREVKVLEAARLLDLERFLDRKPKALSGGQRQRVAMGRAIVREPSVFLMDEPLSNLDAKLRVETRANIAEIQARLATTTLYVTHDQVEAMTMGHRVAVLKDGILQQVDTPRALYDTPANVFVAGFIGSPSMNLRPVTVEGAGRVKLAEASVTLPGALGAAVVAQGLDHLTIGLRPESFRVSEVQADGALRLQVTLVEELGSDSFIYGSLTTDSGDQARLIVRSHARTVPRIGDDVAIDIDPAQIHGFHPESGLRLA, from the coding sequence ATGGCTGATGTCGAATACGTCAACGCGACGTGTCACTACCCCGGAACTCCGACACCTGCGGTGAGCGACCTCAACCTCACCATCAACGAGGGCGAGTTCATGGTCCTCGTCGGACCGTCCGGATCCGGCAAGTCCACCGCCATGCGCATGCTCGCGGGGCTCGAGAACGTCACCAGTGGTGAGATCCGGGTCAACGGCACGGACGTGTCCCGCGTCCAGCCCAAGGACCGCGACATCGCGATGGTCTTCCAGAACTATGCCCTGTATCCGCACATGAGCGTGCGCGACAACATGGCCTTCGCGCTCAAGCTGCGCGGGGTCAGCAAGGCCGACCGTGAGGTCAAGGTTCTCGAGGCCGCGCGGCTGTTGGACCTCGAGCGCTTCCTTGACCGCAAGCCGAAGGCCCTCTCCGGGGGCCAGCGGCAGCGCGTCGCCATGGGGCGCGCCATCGTGCGCGAGCCGAGCGTCTTCCTGATGGACGAGCCGCTCTCCAACCTCGACGCGAAGTTGCGTGTCGAGACCCGTGCGAACATCGCCGAGATCCAGGCGCGGCTCGCGACGACCACCCTGTACGTCACCCACGACCAGGTCGAAGCGATGACGATGGGTCACCGGGTCGCCGTCCTCAAGGACGGCATCCTGCAGCAGGTCGACACTCCGCGGGCGTTGTACGACACCCCGGCCAACGTCTTCGTCGCCGGCTTCATCGGCTCGCCGTCGATGAACCTGCGACCGGTCACGGTCGAGGGTGCCGGTCGGGTCAAGCTGGCCGAGGCCTCGGTGACCCTGCCCGGTGCACTGGGCGCAGCTGTCGTGGCCCAGGGACTGGACCACCTCACGATCGGGTTGCGCCCGGAGTCGTTCAGGGTGAGCGAAGTCCAGGCCGACGGTGCCCTGCGCCTGCAGGTCACGTTGGTCGAGGAGCTCGGTTCGGACTCGTTCATCTACGGGTCCCTCACCACCGATTCCGGAGATCAGGCACGCCTGATCGTGCGCTCGCACGCCCGCACCGTCCCGCGGATCGGCGACGACGTCGCCATCGACATCGATCCGGCCCAGATCCATGGCTTCCATCCGGAGTCCGGGCTGCGGCTCGCCTAG
- a CDS encoding mannonate dehydratase, whose amino-acid sequence MRVSLGHIDIYDDRVATFAKQLGLRSVQLHTPNLLPGTGGHWTLEELTSLRERCDRDGLMIEGLENVPLAHFYKVQRGLPGRDEQLENYQKTIRNIAAVGIPLLGYNFLPTFVWRTNMLDTGRGGAMVTSFNLDDAVHGNALEGYRLTPSEPLTEPIDADQMWANHQYFLDAVLPVAEEVGVRLALHPDDPPVDAPLGGAARIFTTPTALVKAWDQAGRSSAWGLNFCLGTVSEMGGEDAVNAVIDALGPDGAIAYLHFRDVQGTVPAFKECFLGEGNYSPTRVLKRLHSVGFDGFLIDDHVPAVIGDPDTWMDISPEAYCSRGRSHAIGYLQGILEALEIAN is encoded by the coding sequence ATGCGCGTCTCGCTCGGACACATTGACATCTACGACGATCGCGTTGCCACGTTCGCCAAGCAGCTCGGCCTGCGCAGCGTTCAGTTGCACACGCCGAACCTGCTCCCCGGTACGGGCGGCCACTGGACCCTGGAGGAACTCACCTCCCTGCGGGAGCGGTGTGATCGTGACGGCCTGATGATCGAAGGCCTGGAGAACGTCCCGCTGGCGCACTTCTACAAGGTGCAGCGCGGTCTCCCGGGACGCGACGAGCAACTGGAGAATTACCAGAAGACGATCCGCAACATCGCGGCCGTCGGCATCCCGTTGCTGGGCTACAACTTCCTGCCGACGTTCGTGTGGCGTACCAACATGCTCGACACAGGTCGAGGCGGCGCCATGGTGACGAGTTTCAACCTCGACGACGCGGTCCACGGGAACGCGCTGGAGGGCTATCGGCTGACCCCGTCCGAGCCGCTCACCGAGCCGATCGACGCGGACCAGATGTGGGCCAACCACCAGTACTTCCTCGACGCGGTACTGCCGGTGGCAGAAGAGGTCGGCGTACGGCTTGCCCTGCACCCGGACGACCCGCCGGTGGATGCTCCTCTCGGCGGAGCGGCGCGGATCTTCACGACGCCGACCGCCTTGGTGAAGGCGTGGGATCAGGCTGGACGCAGCTCCGCGTGGGGCCTGAACTTCTGCCTGGGGACGGTCTCGGAGATGGGCGGCGAGGACGCCGTCAACGCGGTGATCGACGCTCTCGGTCCGGACGGCGCGATCGCGTACCTGCACTTCCGTGACGTGCAGGGGACGGTGCCGGCGTTCAAGGAATGCTTCCTCGGCGAGGGCAACTACTCACCGACGCGGGTCCTGAAGCGGTTGCACTCGGTGGGCTTCGACGGCTTCCTCATCGACGACCACGTGCCTGCGGTGATCGGTGACCCCGACACGTGGATGGACATCAGCCCGGAGGCGTACTGCAGCCGCGGCCGCTCGCACGCGATCGGCTACCTCCAGGGCATCCTGGAGGCTCTGGAGATCGCGAACTGA